Proteins from a genomic interval of Crassostrea angulata isolate pt1a10 chromosome 7, ASM2561291v2, whole genome shotgun sequence:
- the LOC128156072 gene encoding chymotrypsin-like serine proteinase has protein sequence MKTTAVFLCLLGLAVAVPTLFQPAKEILRSPVSRIAHPMDEVESRVVGGETASTGEWPWQVSLQIGTSHICGGSLISTTRVLTAAHCVEAYVNQPTRYSVEAGITRVSANGETRTVTKVNLHPQYSGSSAGFPNDIAVLELSSPIPLGSTIALATLASNNEDFLSGTQNCWITGWGRTNVGTSGSTSNSLMEAKMNNIANTECSNRWSGVSGASIFSSHICLYEEGKSACSGDSGGPYVCEKNGAWIQAGVTSWGISTCSGTYPSVYTRVSSYSSWIQNFL, from the exons TTGCTGTGCCCACGTTGTTTCAACCTGCCAAGGAGATCCTGAGGTCGCCTGTCAGCAGAATCGCGCACCCGATGGATGAG GTGGAGTCCCGTGTGGTGGGGGGTGAGACCGCTAGCACCGGGGAGTGGCCGTGGCAGGTGTCCCTCCAGATCGGTACCTCCCACATCTGTGGGGGCTCACTGATCTCAACCACCCGGGTCCTGACAGCGGCCCACTGTGTGGAGGCTTACGT AAACCAGCCCACCAGATACAGCGTCGAGGCTGGTATCACAAGGGTCAGCGCCAATGGAGAAACAAGAACCGTCACCAAGGTCAACTTG CACCCCCAGTACAGCGGGTCTAGTGCCGGATTCCCCAATGACATCGCTGTCCTGGAGCTGAGCTCCCCCATTCCCCTGGGCTCTACCATTGCCCTGGCGACCCTCGCCTCAAACAACGAAGATTTCCTCTCTGGAACACAGAACTGCTGGATTACTGGATGGGGTCGCACCAATGTCGGAA CATCCGGATCTACCTCAAACTCTCTGATGGAAGCAAAGATGAATAACATTGCTAACACTGAATGCTCCAACAGATGGAGCGGTGTTTCAGGTGCAAGCATTTTCAGCAGCCATATTTGTTTGTACGAGGAAGGAAAATCAGCTTGCAGT GGTGACAGTGGCGGACCCTATGTTTGCGAGAAGAACGGTGCATGGATCCAGGCTGGAGTGACGTCATGGGGCATCAGCACGTGCTCCGGAACTTACCCCAGTGTCTACACCCGGGTGTCCAGCTACAGCAGCTGGATTCAAAACTTCCTGTAA